GGCGTGGTTGACGCCTGGGGCCACGTCAGCGTCCGGCATGACCGGGATCCCAATCGCTACCTCATGGCACGTTCGCTGGCTCCGCAGTTGGTCACCGCCGACGACATCCTCGAGTACGATCTCGACAGCGTGGCCGTGGACGGGCGAGGACGCAGTCTCTATCTGGAGCGCTTCATCCACGGGGAGATCTACCGGGCGCGCCCCGACGTGCAGGCCGTGGTGCACCACCACTCTCCCTCAGTGATCCCCTTTGGCGTGAGCTCCCAGCCCCTGCGCCCCATCTATCACATGGCGGCCTTCCTCGGCGGCGGGGTTCCGGTCTTCGAGATCCGCAAGTTCGCCGGAATGACGGACTTGCTCGTTCGCGACGCCGCGCTCGGCCGCGCGCTGGCCCAGACGCTCGGCCGCCACACTGCAGCCCTCCTGC
This genomic window from Candidatus Methylomirabilota bacterium contains:
- a CDS encoding class II aldolase/adducin family protein, whose protein sequence is MRPTSEGPGTPALIDDLVAANRILADHGVVDAWGHVSVRHDRDPNRYLMARSLAPQLVTADDILEYDLDSVAVDGRGRSLYLERFIHGEIYRARPDVQAVVHHHSPSVIPFGVSSQPLRPIYHMAAFLGGGVPVFEIRKFAGMTDLLVRDAALGRALAQTLGRHTAALLRGHGAVVVGPTIQHAVARSVYMEMNARLQQQAIALGSVTYLELEEARLADGTVSSTYARPWELWKRRVMER